From Zavarzinella sp., one genomic window encodes:
- a CDS encoding peroxiredoxin — protein MAAFVTQPAPEFTADAVVNEEFKSVSLSDYRGKYVIVFFYPLDFTFVCPTEIIAFSDKIEEFHKRGCEVLGVSVDSKFSHLAWIRTPRVEGGLGGLKYPLVSDLTKKISSDFGVLLPGGVALRGTFLIDKEGVIRHSVINDLPLGRNIDEAIRLLDALQFFEQHGEVCPANWKPGASAMKPTEEGLKTYMKSH, from the coding sequence ATGGCCGCGTTTGTTACCCAGCCTGCACCCGAATTTACTGCCGATGCCGTTGTTAATGAAGAGTTCAAATCCGTTTCCCTCTCGGATTACCGTGGGAAATACGTAATTGTCTTTTTCTATCCGCTGGACTTCACCTTTGTGTGCCCCACGGAAATCATTGCGTTTTCCGATAAGATCGAAGAGTTCCACAAACGCGGCTGCGAAGTGCTTGGCGTGTCGGTGGATAGTAAGTTCAGCCACCTGGCCTGGATCCGCACCCCACGCGTCGAAGGTGGCCTCGGTGGGCTGAAGTACCCGCTCGTCAGCGACCTGACCAAGAAGATTTCCAGCGATTTCGGTGTTCTGCTCCCAGGTGGGGTGGCTTTGCGTGGCACCTTCCTGATCGATAAAGAAGGCGTGATCCGTCATTCGGTCATCAACGACCTGCCATTGGGCCGCAACATTGATGAAGCGATTCGTCTGCTGGATGCTCTGCAATTCTTTGAACAGCACGGTGAAGTGTGCCCCGCTAACTGGAAACCAGGTGCCAGTGCGATGAAGCCCACTGAAGAAGGCCTGAAAACCTACATGAAATCCCACTAA
- a CDS encoding DUF1559 domain-containing protein — protein MSSSRFVVRRGFTLIELLVVIAIIAILIGLLLPAVQKVREAANRAKCSNNLKQCGLSMHNYESTYGTLPLSRPYDLAGNRMSWTVVVLDYIEQGNLANLYDKNIAWNVGNNVVAGRTVIPTFVCPSSPAGNNRRAAAGSGSAVDGNVMGPSDYIVMHRLRHRFYTANGLTNPAGTADHDGALNSNTQTTITGITDGSSNTVMFMESAARPNWFLLGRDQGTILPRPEGFGWSDPDGGAGSMDGTDQVTGAINGSSGTGRCIMSCNNDSEPYSFHTGGMNVCLADGSVRFLRSSISHATFAALVTAKAGDLLGNDIN, from the coding sequence ATGAGTTCCTCACGATTTGTCGTGCGTCGTGGTTTTACACTGATTGAACTGTTGGTGGTTATAGCCATCATCGCCATTTTGATCGGTCTGCTGCTGCCCGCAGTGCAGAAAGTTCGCGAAGCTGCGAACCGGGCCAAGTGCAGCAACAATTTGAAGCAATGTGGTCTTTCGATGCACAATTATGAGAGCACTTATGGCACTCTGCCCCTGTCGCGTCCGTATGACCTGGCTGGCAACCGGATGAGTTGGACCGTGGTGGTACTAGATTACATTGAACAGGGCAACCTGGCCAATTTATACGACAAAAACATCGCCTGGAATGTGGGCAACAACGTAGTTGCTGGCCGCACCGTGATCCCCACCTTCGTTTGCCCTTCTTCCCCAGCAGGCAACAATCGTCGGGCTGCTGCTGGTAGTGGCTCCGCAGTTGATGGTAATGTCATGGGCCCAAGCGATTACATTGTAATGCACCGCCTGCGTCATCGGTTTTACACTGCAAACGGCCTGACCAATCCTGCAGGCACCGCTGACCACGATGGTGCGTTGAATTCAAACACTCAAACGACTATTACGGGAATTACCGATGGCAGCAGCAACACGGTGATGTTCATGGAATCCGCCGCTCGACCCAACTGGTTTTTACTTGGTCGTGACCAAGGCACGATTCTCCCACGTCCGGAAGGATTTGGCTGGTCTGATCCCGATGGTGGTGCAGGCTCCATGGATGGGACCGATCAGGTGACTGGTGCCATCAACGGTAGCTCCGGCACCGGTCGTTGCATCATGAGTTGCAACAACGACAGTGAGCCGTATTCGTTCCACACGGGTGGAATGAATGTCTGCCTCGCTGATGGTTCGGTTCGTTTTCTGCGTTCCAGCATCAGCCATGCCACGTTTGCAGCATTAGTCACTGCCAAAGCAGGTGACCTGCTGGGTAACGACATCAACTAA
- a CDS encoding HRDC domain-containing protein: protein MDPLPQRMVETDVALQECCDDILQARLVGFDIEFISENTFTPDLCLIQLATHNALYIVDPLSKKIGGLKQLYELLVGPERTVIVHSGREEVRMLMEHHGDFPTNLFDTQVAAGFVGHRFPSGYKTLVGDIVKRKISKNETLTHWDRRPLTENQLAYAFNDVRFLIPLYEKLSHQLEELGRTEWAVEEVANRTKYHTEDRIESERWRRLRGVGDLSQRSLAILRDLFNWRENQANTENIVVRRIMGDDQLVDIARKSPTRFNQISEIRGVNRRYTSEIFAVVTKARELPNDELPAPLEKRNDNDAVITISQVAYNFLDDWCSNHRLSINLTATVPDIRLAVRAMAGKKELPPTNIFSSGWRNNIVWPVLEAFITGKKAIRVARYSGKHPFDFYDCEDLTNQQKSLLESQQANVDQDENAEQSSLEEPSED, encoded by the coding sequence ATGGACCCACTTCCCCAACGGATGGTCGAAACGGATGTGGCACTACAGGAGTGCTGCGACGATATTCTACAGGCTCGTCTGGTGGGGTTTGATATTGAATTTATCAGTGAAAATACCTTTACACCCGACCTCTGCCTGATTCAGTTAGCCACCCACAACGCGTTATATATTGTTGATCCCCTGTCGAAAAAGATTGGAGGACTCAAACAACTATACGAATTATTGGTGGGGCCGGAACGCACCGTCATTGTGCATTCGGGTCGCGAAGAGGTGCGGATGCTGATGGAGCACCACGGGGATTTTCCCACCAATCTGTTTGATACTCAGGTGGCAGCAGGCTTTGTGGGGCATCGGTTTCCATCCGGCTACAAAACGCTGGTGGGTGACATCGTCAAACGAAAAATTTCTAAAAATGAAACGCTGACCCACTGGGATCGTCGCCCGTTGACCGAAAATCAACTGGCCTATGCCTTTAATGATGTGCGTTTTTTAATCCCGCTTTATGAAAAATTGTCCCACCAACTGGAGGAATTGGGACGCACAGAGTGGGCGGTTGAAGAAGTGGCCAACCGCACCAAATACCACACGGAAGACCGAATTGAATCGGAACGGTGGCGAAGACTTCGGGGTGTTGGGGACCTCAGCCAGCGTTCGCTGGCAATTCTGCGTGATTTGTTCAACTGGCGGGAAAATCAGGCAAATACCGAAAATATTGTGGTCCGCAGGATCATGGGCGATGATCAGTTGGTGGATATTGCCCGTAAAAGCCCCACGCGGTTCAACCAGATTTCAGAAATCCGTGGGGTCAATCGACGTTATACGTCCGAAATCTTTGCCGTGGTGACAAAAGCACGCGAATTACCCAACGATGAGCTGCCGGCACCACTGGAAAAGCGCAATGATAACGATGCCGTGATCACCATTTCTCAGGTTGCATACAATTTTCTGGACGACTGGTGCAGTAACCACCGCTTATCGATCAACCTGACAGCGACGGTGCCTGATATTCGCCTTGCCGTACGAGCGATGGCGGGCAAAAAAGAACTCCCACCCACTAATATCTTCAGCAGTGGGTGGCGAAACAACATCGTCTGGCCAGTGCTGGAAGCCTTTATTACCGGCAAAAAAGCCATTCGGGTGGCACGCTATTCCGGCAAGCACCCATTTGATTTCTATGATTGTGAAGATTTAACGAATCAACAAAAAAGCCTGCTGGAAAGCCAGCAAGCCAACGTAGATCAGGATGAAAACGCAGAACAAAGCAGCCTTGAAGAGCCTTCGGAAGATTAG